In Desulfurellaceae bacterium, a single window of DNA contains:
- a CDS encoding AAA family ATPase yields MSGNRQHSPARIESLKVQNFRALREAEFKKMTPLTVLLGPSGSGKSTVFDVFAFLAECFELGLRRAWDKRGRARELKTRGAEGPVTIEIKYREPGYPLVTYHLVVSSGR; encoded by the coding sequence ATGTCCGGAAACCGGCAACATTCCCCGGCGCGCATTGAGTCTCTGAAGGTACAGAATTTCCGGGCGCTGCGGGAAGCCGAATTTAAGAAAATGACGCCCTTGACCGTGCTGCTCGGCCCCAGCGGGAGCGGCAAGTCAACGGTCTTTGACGTGTTCGCATTTCTCGCCGAGTGCTTTGAACTGGGGCTGCGCCGGGCTTGGGATAAACGTGGGCGGGCCAGGGAACTGAAGACGCGCGGTGCAGAGGGACCGGTGACCATCGAGATCAAGTATCGTGAGCCCGGCTACCCGCTCGTCACCTATCATCTGGTCGTTTCATCTGGTCGTTGA